Proteins encoded in a region of the Bacillus methanolicus genome:
- the spoVK gene encoding stage V sporulation protein K, translating to MDQPIRMKNNGQINIVLSSQKRKVLTKDLPDTQVVPKAIPAEHTALKEIEEELGTLVGMEELKRTIKEIYAWIYVNKKREEMGLKTEKQVLHMMFKGNPGTGKTTVARIIGKLFQKMNVLSKGHLIEAERADLVGEYIGHTAQKTRDLIKKALGGILFIDEAYSLGRGGEKDFGKEAIDTLVKHMEDKQHEFILILAGYSREMEAFLRLNPGLHSRFPLVIDFPDYSIDQLMEIGNRMLKEREYTLSHEAEKKMKEHLIWVKSVLNPPSFSNGRYIRNVIEKSIRSQAMRLLMQNQYDRHELMTIRSNDLVLEETNR from the coding sequence TTGGATCAACCGATACGTATGAAAAATAACGGACAAATCAACATTGTTCTAAGCTCCCAAAAGCGAAAAGTTCTCACGAAAGATCTGCCCGATACACAAGTTGTTCCAAAAGCAATTCCAGCTGAACATACGGCTTTAAAGGAAATTGAAGAAGAATTAGGTACACTTGTCGGAATGGAAGAACTGAAAAGAACGATCAAAGAAATATATGCATGGATTTATGTAAATAAAAAACGGGAAGAAATGGGGCTTAAAACGGAGAAACAAGTTCTTCATATGATGTTTAAAGGCAACCCCGGCACAGGAAAAACAACGGTTGCCAGAATAATCGGGAAACTTTTTCAAAAAATGAATGTGTTATCAAAAGGCCATTTAATCGAAGCAGAAAGAGCCGACCTTGTCGGGGAATATATCGGTCATACCGCTCAAAAAACAAGAGACTTAATAAAAAAAGCACTTGGCGGAATTCTCTTCATCGATGAGGCTTACTCATTAGGCCGGGGCGGGGAGAAGGACTTTGGAAAAGAAGCGATTGACACATTAGTCAAACATATGGAAGACAAACAGCACGAATTTATTTTAATATTGGCAGGGTATTCGAGGGAAATGGAAGCATTTCTTAGACTAAATCCGGGACTTCACTCAAGATTCCCTCTTGTCATCGACTTTCCTGATTATTCAATAGATCAATTAATGGAGATTGGAAACAGGATGTTAAAAGAAAGAGAATATACGTTAAGCCATGAAGCAGAAAAAAAGATGAAAGAACATCTGATTTGGGTAAAATCGGTTCTTAACCCTCCAAGCTTTTCAAATGGAAGATATATTCGAAATGTGATTGAAAAATCAATCCGGTCTCAAGCAATGAGACTTTTAATGCAAAACCAATATGACCGTCATGAATTGATGACAATTCGAAGCAATGACCTTGTATTAGAAGAAACGAATCGATAA
- the miaA gene encoding tRNA (adenosine(37)-N6)-dimethylallyltransferase MiaA, with amino-acid sequence MSKKEKLAVLIGPTAVGKTKLSIELAKRLNGEIISGDSMQIYRGMDIGTAKIKKEEMEGIPHYLIDIKNPDESFSVAEFQELVREKISEISSRGALPIIVGGTGLYIQSVIYDYQFSDAPSNEEFRKKLEQKAAMKGNDALFHELKNIDPVSAEKIHPNNIRRVIRALEIYYCTGKTMTEYQTNQDPKILYQTAIVGLTMERDRLYDRINKRVDKMIAEGLVEEAERFWRDGLRDCQSIQAIGYKELYDYFDGRISFEEAVENLKQNSRRYAKRQLTWFRNKMNVEWFDMTNVDDSTMLAKKIDEISEYIEGKLELKSNT; translated from the coding sequence TTGAGCAAAAAAGAAAAACTTGCCGTATTGATTGGTCCGACAGCTGTCGGGAAAACAAAATTGAGCATTGAACTTGCAAAACGGCTTAATGGGGAAATTATCAGCGGCGACTCTATGCAAATTTACAGGGGGATGGATATAGGGACAGCGAAAATCAAAAAAGAAGAAATGGAAGGAATACCTCATTATTTAATTGATATAAAAAATCCGGATGAATCATTTTCTGTTGCAGAGTTTCAAGAGCTGGTCAGAGAGAAAATTTCAGAAATCTCTTCTCGAGGAGCACTTCCCATTATTGTGGGGGGCACGGGTTTATATATTCAGTCCGTTATCTATGATTATCAATTTTCTGATGCGCCCTCAAATGAAGAATTTCGAAAAAAACTTGAACAAAAAGCAGCTATGAAAGGAAATGATGCACTCTTTCATGAATTAAAAAATATAGACCCTGTCAGTGCGGAGAAAATCCATCCAAATAATATACGCAGGGTTATTCGGGCACTTGAAATTTATTACTGTACCGGGAAAACGATGACAGAATATCAAACAAATCAAGATCCTAAAATTTTATATCAAACGGCAATCGTAGGCCTCACGATGGAAAGAGACCGATTGTACGACAGGATCAATAAGCGTGTAGACAAAATGATTGCTGAAGGGCTAGTGGAAGAAGCAGAACGCTTCTGGCGGGATGGACTAAGGGATTGCCAGTCGATTCAGGCAATTGGATACAAGGAATTATATGACTATTTTGATGGGCGAATTAGCTTTGAAGAAGCTGTGGAAAATTTAAAACAGAATTCACGTCGGTATGCGAAAAGGCAATTAACATGGTTTCGAAATAAGATGAATGTAGAATGGTTTGATATGACGAATGTGGACGATTCCACAATGCTGGCAAAAAAAATTGATGAAATTTCCGAGTATATTGAAGGAAAGCTAGAATTAAAATCGAATACATAA
- the mreBH gene encoding rod-share determining protein MreBH, which translates to MISTSELGIDLGTANILVYSKNKGIALNEPSVVAIDTETNNVLAVGKEAKEMIGKTPGKIVAIRPLKDGVIADFDVTTDMLKHIMRKASKKLGFQIRKPNVVVCTPSGSTSVERRAIQDAVRNAGAKKVYLIEEPVAAAIGAGLPVDEPVANVIVDIGGGTTEVAIISFGGVVACHSIRIAGDRMDDDIMQYVRKEYSVLIGERTAERVKMEIGYALIDHEELKMDIRGRDLVTGLPKTITLSSYEIRDALKESLLHIMEAIRATLEDCPAELSGDIVDRGVILTGGGALMNGMQDWLSKEIVVPVHLASNPLESVAIGTGKALKYIHKLQTVAVK; encoded by the coding sequence ATGATTTCAACATCTGAACTTGGAATTGATTTAGGTACAGCAAATATATTAGTTTATAGTAAAAATAAAGGAATTGCTTTAAATGAGCCGTCTGTTGTAGCCATTGATACAGAAACGAATAATGTACTTGCGGTAGGAAAAGAAGCAAAAGAAATGATCGGGAAAACACCGGGAAAAATTGTCGCAATCCGCCCGTTAAAAGATGGTGTGATTGCTGATTTTGATGTTACAACAGACATGTTGAAACATATTATGAGAAAAGCTTCGAAAAAATTAGGTTTTCAAATTCGCAAGCCGAATGTCGTCGTTTGTACACCTTCAGGTTCAACGAGTGTTGAACGGAGGGCTATTCAGGACGCTGTCCGCAATGCCGGTGCAAAAAAGGTTTATTTAATTGAAGAACCAGTGGCAGCTGCGATCGGGGCAGGTCTGCCAGTCGATGAACCGGTAGCCAATGTTATCGTTGATATTGGAGGCGGAACAACCGAAGTCGCCATTATTTCATTTGGAGGCGTTGTCGCCTGCCATTCCATCCGAATTGCCGGCGACCGGATGGATGATGACATTATGCAATACGTTCGCAAGGAATACAGTGTGTTAATCGGTGAAAGAACAGCAGAGAGAGTTAAAATGGAAATCGGCTACGCCCTCATTGATCATGAAGAATTAAAAATGGACATTCGCGGGCGCGATTTAGTGACAGGCCTTCCTAAAACAATTACTTTGTCATCCTATGAAATCCGAGATGCATTGAAGGAATCGTTGCTCCATATTATGGAAGCTATTCGCGCAACTCTTGAAGATTGCCCGGCTGAATTGAGCGGCGATATCGTCGACCGAGGCGTTATTTTAACCGGAGGGGGCGCCTTGATGAACGGGATGCAAGATTGGCTGAGCAAGGAAATTGTTGTTCCTGTTCATTTGGCTTCAAACCCTTTAGAATCTGTAGCGATTGGAACCGGAAAAGCATTAAAATACATTCACAAGCTTCAAACAGTAGCAGTGAAATAA
- the mutL gene encoding DNA mismatch repair endonuclease MutL, which translates to MGKIIQLDDLLSNKIAAGEVVERPASVVKELVENAIDAGSTIIEVELEEAGMAKIRVIDNGEGIEEEDVPLAFQRHATSKIKDENDLFRIRTLGFRGEALPSIASVSRLELRTSTGNDAGTKIVVKGGHVESIEKSPSRKGTDITVTDLFFNTPARLKYLKTIHTELGNITDVMNRLALGNPNISFRLVHNGRKLLHTVGNGDIRQVLAAIYGINIVKKMIPISAESLDFQVTGYISLPEVTRASRNYITTLINGRYIKNYPLVKAIQEGYHTLLPIGRYPIVLLYIQMDPLLVDVNVHPAKMEVRLSKEHELNELVANGIKQAFKSRELIPSGMQQVKKERPKFSQTYLELDHLPEWKNDPVDTEHEQQESIRSISAVKEPYEGISDQSPSLLKNTIIQQKENSMTVEDQNEHGFEIEDLHETLHDETVSVDEEKREKTPRIPPLYPIGQMHGTYILAQNEKGLYIIDQHAAQERIKYEYFKEKVGQVEKELQDMLVPLTFEYSTDDFLKINEYLEELQKVGVFLEPFGHNSFIVRSHPQWFPKGEEKEIIEDMIEQLLQMKKVDIKKLREEAAIMMSCKGSIKANQYLRNEEIQVLLDSLRQTSDPFTCPHGRPIIVHFSTYEMEKMFKRVM; encoded by the coding sequence ATGGGAAAAATAATTCAGCTTGATGATTTATTGTCAAATAAAATTGCAGCAGGGGAAGTGGTTGAACGGCCTGCTTCCGTTGTAAAAGAACTGGTGGAAAATGCGATTGATGCCGGCAGTACGATCATCGAAGTTGAGCTTGAAGAAGCCGGAATGGCGAAAATAAGAGTGATTGATAATGGAGAAGGAATTGAAGAAGAAGATGTTCCGCTTGCTTTTCAGCGTCATGCAACGAGCAAAATTAAAGATGAAAATGATCTTTTTCGGATCCGTACACTTGGTTTCCGCGGTGAAGCTCTGCCGAGTATAGCGTCTGTTTCCCGGCTTGAACTTAGGACATCGACAGGGAACGATGCAGGAACGAAAATCGTGGTTAAAGGCGGACATGTGGAATCGATTGAGAAATCACCGAGCCGGAAGGGAACAGATATTACGGTAACGGATTTATTTTTTAACACACCGGCACGGCTCAAATATTTGAAAACCATCCATACGGAGCTTGGTAATATTACAGATGTCATGAATCGCCTCGCTCTTGGGAACCCGAATATTTCATTTCGGCTTGTTCATAACGGCCGAAAGCTATTGCATACTGTCGGTAACGGGGACATTCGCCAAGTGCTTGCCGCCATATACGGAATAAATATCGTAAAAAAGATGATTCCGATATCAGCTGAGTCACTTGATTTCCAAGTCACCGGATATATTTCATTACCTGAAGTGACAAGAGCGTCACGAAACTATATAACGACACTGATTAATGGAAGGTATATCAAAAATTATCCGCTTGTAAAGGCAATTCAGGAAGGGTATCATACTCTGCTTCCGATCGGCCGTTACCCTATTGTTTTATTATATATTCAAATGGATCCTTTGCTTGTCGATGTAAATGTCCATCCGGCTAAAATGGAGGTAAGGCTAAGCAAGGAACACGAATTAAATGAATTAGTTGCCAACGGAATTAAACAAGCTTTTAAATCGAGAGAATTAATTCCTTCGGGTATGCAGCAAGTAAAAAAAGAGCGGCCTAAATTTTCGCAAACGTACTTGGAGCTTGATCACCTTCCTGAATGGAAAAATGATCCTGTCGATACGGAACATGAACAACAAGAATCGATAAGATCTATTTCTGCTGTGAAAGAGCCGTATGAAGGAATATCAGATCAATCGCCGAGCTTATTAAAAAATACTATAATCCAACAAAAAGAAAACTCAATGACTGTTGAAGATCAAAATGAGCATGGCTTTGAGATCGAAGATTTGCATGAAACGCTGCATGATGAGACAGTGTCTGTTGATGAAGAAAAACGAGAGAAAACACCTCGTATTCCGCCTCTTTATCCAATCGGGCAAATGCACGGAACGTATATTTTAGCGCAAAATGAGAAAGGGCTTTATATTATTGATCAGCACGCGGCCCAGGAACGAATAAAGTATGAATATTTTAAGGAAAAAGTCGGCCAGGTCGAAAAAGAACTTCAAGACATGCTTGTACCCTTGACTTTTGAGTATTCTACAGATGATTTTTTGAAAATCAATGAGTATTTAGAAGAGCTGCAAAAAGTAGGAGTATTTTTGGAGCCTTTCGGCCATAACAGTTTTATCGTCCGTTCTCATCCGCAGTGGTTTCCGAAAGGGGAAGAGAAAGAAATCATTGAGGATATGATCGAGCAGCTGCTGCAAATGAAAAAAGTCGATATTAAGAAACTAAGAGAGGAAGCAGCCATAATGATGAGCTGCAAGGGATCGATTAAAGCGAATCAATATTTGCGAAATGAAGAAATCCAAGTGTTACTCGATTCCCTGAGACAGACAAGCGATCCATTTACATGTCCGCACGGCCGGCCAATCATCGTACATTTCTCAACGTATGAAATGGAAAAAATGTTTAAGCGCGTGATGTAA
- the hfq gene encoding RNA chaperone Hfq produces the protein MKQSINIQDQYLNQCRKDGTNITVFLINGFQIRGQIKGFDNFTVLIESEGKQQLVYKHAISTFSPQRYVQIDLEGQQPQS, from the coding sequence ATGAAACAATCCATTAATATTCAAGACCAGTACTTAAATCAATGCCGTAAAGACGGAACAAACATTACAGTATTCTTAATAAACGGTTTCCAAATAAGAGGTCAAATAAAAGGCTTTGATAACTTTACGGTTCTTATTGAATCTGAAGGGAAACAACAGCTTGTATATAAGCATGCGATTTCAACGTTTTCACCGCAGCGCTATGTTCAAATTGATTTGGAAGGCCAGCAGCCCCAGTCCTAA
- the glnA gene encoding type I glutamate--ammonia ligase encodes MAKYTKDDIFRMANEENVKFIRLQFTDILGTIKNVEIPISQLEKALDNKMMFDGSSIEGFVRIEESDMYLYPDLDTWVIFPWTAGKGKVARLICDVYNSDGTPFAGDPRGNLKRVLKEMEELGFTQFNLGAEPEFFLFKLDEKEEPTLELNDNGGYFDLAPTDLGENCRRDIVLELEGMGFEIEASHHEVAPGQHEIDFKYEDALTACDEIQTFKLVVKTIARKHGLHATFMPKPLFGVNGSGMHCNLSLFKEGKNAFYDPTGNLELSDTARQFIAGIIKHAPAFTAVTNPTVNSYKRLVPGYEAPCYVAWSAKNRSPLIRIPASRGQSTRVEVRSVDPAANPYLAMAVLLKAGLDGIKNKLTPPAPVDRNIYVMSKEERLAEGIEDLPATLAQALDNLKSDEVIVSALGEHIFEHFVEAKEIEWDMFRTQVHPWEREQYMTMY; translated from the coding sequence ATGGCCAAGTACACAAAAGACGATATTTTCCGCATGGCAAATGAAGAAAATGTAAAATTCATCCGTTTGCAATTTACCGACATCTTAGGAACGATCAAAAACGTTGAAATTCCTATAAGCCAGCTTGAAAAAGCGTTAGATAACAAAATGATGTTCGATGGTTCATCAATTGAAGGTTTTGTACGTATTGAAGAATCTGATATGTACCTTTATCCGGATCTTGATACATGGGTTATTTTTCCGTGGACAGCTGGAAAAGGGAAGGTTGCCCGCTTAATCTGTGACGTTTATAATTCAGATGGTACTCCATTCGCAGGGGATCCTCGTGGAAACTTAAAACGCGTTTTAAAAGAAATGGAAGAGTTAGGATTTACACAATTCAACTTAGGTGCTGAACCGGAATTCTTCTTATTCAAACTTGATGAAAAAGAGGAACCAACATTAGAACTAAATGATAATGGCGGATATTTTGACTTGGCACCGACTGATCTTGGGGAAAACTGCCGCCGTGATATCGTTCTCGAGCTTGAAGGAATGGGCTTTGAAATTGAAGCTTCTCACCACGAAGTAGCACCGGGGCAGCATGAAATTGATTTTAAATATGAAGATGCTTTAACAGCATGCGACGAAATTCAAACGTTTAAGCTTGTTGTAAAAACAATTGCCCGCAAGCACGGATTGCACGCGACATTTATGCCAAAACCATTATTCGGTGTTAACGGATCTGGTATGCACTGCAACCTTTCCCTGTTCAAAGAAGGCAAAAATGCATTCTATGATCCAACTGGAAATCTTGAATTAAGCGACACAGCACGCCAATTTATCGCCGGTATCATTAAGCACGCACCTGCATTCACTGCTGTTACAAACCCGACTGTTAACTCTTATAAGCGTTTAGTGCCGGGATACGAGGCTCCTTGTTATGTTGCATGGTCTGCAAAAAACCGTTCACCATTAATTCGGATCCCTGCATCCCGCGGCCAAAGTACACGCGTAGAGGTACGAAGTGTTGATCCGGCTGCAAACCCTTATCTGGCAATGGCTGTATTATTGAAAGCAGGGTTAGATGGAATCAAAAACAAACTTACTCCTCCAGCACCTGTAGACCGCAACATCTATGTCATGAGCAAAGAAGAGCGCCTTGCTGAAGGAATCGAAGATCTGCCGGCAACTCTTGCTCAAGCCTTAGACAATTTAAAGAGTGACGAAGTTATCGTGTCGGCACTTGGAGAGCATATTTTTGAACACTTTGTTGAGGCAAAAGAAATCGAGTGGGATATGTTCCGTACACAAGTGCATCCTTGGGAACGCGAACAATATATGACAATGTATTAA
- the hflX gene encoding GTPase HflX — protein sequence MEQHNDFEKVILVGCQTSAEDDVRFQYSMEELASLTKTAKGNVLVSVVQKRERIHPSTYIGKGKVEELKALVDELEADVVIFNDELSPSQNRNLSRHLNARIIDRTQLILDIFAQRARSKEGKLQVELAQLQYLLPRLGGKGTELSRLGGGIGTRGPGETKLESDRRHIRRRIDDIKTQLKVIVQHRDRYRERRKKNKAFQIALVGYTNAGKSTLFNRLAEADSFEEDQLFATLDPMTRKLILPSGFTVLLTDTVGFIQDLPTTLIAAFRSTLEEVKEADLLLHVVDMSNPDYFQHEKTVNELLKDLEIQQIPQVTVYNKKDIQHPDFVPTAKTETVFISAFNKADRDMLKQKIEKAMIGMMEYYQVTLPSTEGKLLSQLKNETILREFTFDEEKQFYICKGYAFKDHQISGRIKEISQ from the coding sequence TTGGAACAACATAATGATTTTGAAAAGGTCATTCTCGTTGGTTGCCAGACATCAGCAGAAGATGATGTCCGTTTTCAATATTCGATGGAGGAACTTGCTTCACTGACAAAAACAGCAAAAGGAAATGTCCTTGTATCCGTTGTCCAGAAGCGCGAAAGAATCCATCCTTCTACATATATCGGCAAAGGTAAGGTTGAAGAACTGAAAGCTCTCGTTGATGAACTTGAAGCTGATGTAGTTATTTTTAATGACGAATTATCACCAAGCCAAAATCGAAATCTTTCACGCCATTTGAATGCCCGCATCATTGATCGTACACAGCTCATTCTTGATATTTTTGCCCAAAGAGCGCGCTCAAAAGAAGGAAAACTTCAAGTCGAGCTAGCACAGCTTCAATATTTACTGCCGCGCCTGGGTGGAAAAGGTACCGAGTTATCAAGGCTTGGGGGTGGAATTGGTACAAGAGGTCCGGGAGAAACGAAACTTGAATCTGATCGCCGCCATATCCGCAGGAGAATTGATGATATTAAAACACAGTTGAAAGTGATTGTTCAGCACCGCGACCGATATCGTGAGCGCCGAAAAAAGAACAAAGCATTTCAAATTGCTCTCGTCGGTTATACAAATGCAGGGAAATCCACTCTTTTTAACAGATTGGCCGAAGCCGATTCGTTTGAAGAAGATCAGCTGTTTGCCACATTGGATCCGATGACAAGAAAGCTGATTTTGCCAAGCGGATTTACCGTCTTATTGACAGATACAGTAGGATTTATTCAGGATTTGCCGACAACTCTTATCGCGGCCTTCAGGTCCACGTTAGAGGAAGTGAAAGAAGCCGATTTGCTTCTGCATGTCGTAGACATGTCAAACCCGGATTATTTCCAGCATGAGAAAACGGTAAATGAACTGCTCAAAGATTTGGAAATTCAACAAATTCCGCAAGTAACCGTGTATAATAAAAAAGATATTCAGCACCCTGATTTTGTCCCAACCGCCAAAACAGAAACAGTTTTTATCAGTGCTTTTAACAAAGCTGACAGGGATATGCTGAAACAGAAAATCGAAAAAGCAATGATCGGAATGATGGAGTACTATCAAGTGACTCTTCCTTCAACCGAAGGAAAACTTCTTTCCCAATTAAAGAATGAAACCATTCTTCGGGAATTTACGTTTGATGAAGAAAAACAATTTTATATTTGTAAAGGATACGCTTTTAAGGATCATCAAATTTCTGGAAGAATAAAAGAAATATCACAATAG
- a CDS encoding MerR family transcriptional regulator: MSGSEIRRSMPLFPIGIVMQLTELSARQIRYYEEHKLISPARTDGNRRLFSLNDIDKLLEIKDLIDQGVNIAGIKQLFSVKEQQEETANIQQQAEKARRDLSDEELRKLLRAELMQAGRFNRSSLRQGDMSRFFH, translated from the coding sequence GTGAGTGGAAGTGAAATTCGCCGTTCCATGCCTTTGTTTCCGATCGGAATTGTCATGCAGTTGACAGAGCTGTCGGCAAGACAAATTCGATATTATGAAGAGCATAAATTGATTTCTCCAGCAAGAACGGATGGAAATCGGCGCCTTTTTTCATTAAACGATATTGATAAACTGCTTGAAATTAAGGATCTTATCGACCAGGGGGTCAATATCGCCGGAATTAAACAGTTATTCTCAGTAAAAGAACAACAAGAAGAAACAGCAAACATTCAGCAACAAGCAGAAAAAGCCCGACGTGACTTGTCTGATGAGGAATTGAGAAAACTATTGCGAGCTGAATTAATGCAAGCAGGCAGATTTAACCGTTCCTCATTGCGTCAAGGTGACATGTCCCGCTTTTTCCATTAA
- the yneA gene encoding cell division suppressor protein YneA — protein sequence MKKIWKRYSYAIILVMVSFTAALLFSDYVKDANSESYLKVTVEEGESLWSIAEKFSDKHGLSSDEFISWVERTNGINGDNIYPGEELVIPVLEKSEAQVEVTNYAGE from the coding sequence ATGAAAAAAATCTGGAAACGATATTCATATGCTATTATTCTTGTAATGGTAAGTTTTACAGCAGCACTTCTCTTTTCTGATTATGTTAAGGATGCCAATTCTGAAAGTTATTTAAAAGTAACCGTTGAAGAAGGAGAATCGCTTTGGTCCATCGCAGAAAAATTTTCGGACAAGCATGGTTTATCTTCTGATGAGTTCATCAGCTGGGTTGAAAGAACAAATGGCATAAACGGAGATAACATCTATCCAGGTGAAGAATTAGTCATCCCTGTATTGGAAAAGTCTGAAGCACAGGTGGAAGTTACAAATTATGCAGGTGAGTAA
- a CDS encoding aminotransferase class I/II-fold pyridoxal phosphate-dependent enzyme, which yields MFQHLEYGVKLEPLTREVEKQISRLHKEIDERAENNQFRVLQSFQANKVSDTHFIPSTGYGYDDIGRDTLEKIYAEVFGAEAGLVRPQIISGTHAISVALFGVLRPGDELLYITGKPYDTLEEIVGIRGSGTGSLKEFGIYYNSIPLTEDGKINYHEVEKAIKPNTKMIGIQRSKGYATRPSFTIEEIKEMITFVKEIKPDVVVFVDNCYGEFVEELEPCHVGADLMAGSLIKNPGGGLAKTGGYIVGKAKLVEACSYRLTSPGIGAEAGASLYSLQEMYQGFFLAPHVVAQALKGAVFTAAMLEKLGMNTHPKWNDKRTDLIQSVQFDDRDKMVAFCQAIQFASPVNSHVTPVPSYMPGYEDDVIMAAGTFIQGASIELTADGPTRPPFVAYVQGGLTYSHVKMAVLIAIDHLMKKGLVE from the coding sequence ATGTTTCAACATTTAGAATATGGAGTAAAATTGGAGCCTTTGACCAGAGAGGTTGAAAAACAAATCTCTCGTCTTCATAAAGAAATAGATGAGAGAGCGGAAAACAATCAATTCAGAGTCCTTCAAAGTTTTCAAGCAAATAAAGTAAGCGATACTCATTTTATCCCTTCTACAGGTTACGGGTATGATGATATCGGAAGGGACACTTTGGAAAAAATATATGCCGAGGTATTCGGCGCTGAAGCGGGACTTGTCCGTCCGCAAATTATATCAGGTACACACGCCATATCGGTTGCATTATTTGGTGTATTAAGGCCGGGCGATGAGCTGTTATACATTACAGGAAAACCTTATGATACACTTGAAGAAATAGTCGGTATTCGCGGGTCCGGAACAGGATCGTTAAAAGAATTCGGCATTTATTATAACAGTATTCCATTAACAGAAGATGGTAAAATTAATTATCATGAAGTGGAAAAAGCGATCAAGCCGAATACGAAAATGATTGGGATTCAGCGGTCAAAGGGATATGCAACAAGACCGTCCTTTACGATCGAAGAAATTAAAGAAATGATTACGTTCGTAAAAGAAATCAAACCTGATGTTGTTGTGTTTGTTGATAACTGTTACGGGGAATTTGTTGAAGAATTGGAACCATGTCATGTCGGGGCGGACTTAATGGCAGGTTCACTTATTAAAAACCCTGGCGGCGGTTTAGCGAAAACCGGGGGGTATATAGTAGGGAAAGCAAAATTAGTCGAAGCTTGTTCTTACCGATTGACTTCACCAGGTATTGGTGCTGAAGCAGGAGCCTCATTGTATAGTCTTCAAGAAATGTATCAAGGATTCTTTTTGGCTCCTCATGTAGTTGCCCAAGCATTAAAGGGTGCTGTCTTTACCGCTGCCATGCTTGAAAAATTGGGAATGAACACACATCCGAAATGGAACGATAAACGAACAGACTTAATTCAGTCTGTTCAATTTGATGACCGCGATAAGATGGTGGCATTCTGTCAAGCCATCCAGTTTGCTTCCCCGGTTAATTCCCATGTCACACCGGTTCCGAGCTATATGCCCGGTTATGAGGATGATGTCATCATGGCTGCAGGGACATTTATTCAGGGAGCAAGTATTGAGTTAACGGCAGACGGTCCGACAAGGCCTCCGTTTGTTGCCTACGTTCAGGGCGGGCTGACCTATTCCCATGTAAAAATGGCTGTTCTGATTGCAATCGATCATTTAATGAAAAAAGGTTTAGTTGAATGA
- the lexA gene encoding transcriptional repressor LexA encodes MAKLSKRQQDILNFIKEEVKKKGYPPSVREIGQAVGLASSSTVHGHLARLESKGLIRRDPTKPRAIEILDMEEEAHIPKHNVVNVPVVGKVTAGQPITAIENVEEFFPLPERLVPADEQVFMLEVMGDSMIEAGILDGDYVIVRQQKTANNGDIVVAMTEDDEATVKRFFKEKDYIRLQPENSTMEPIILKNVSILGKVIGVYRQIH; translated from the coding sequence ATGGCTAAATTATCAAAAAGGCAGCAAGATATTTTGAATTTTATAAAAGAGGAAGTAAAGAAGAAAGGCTATCCCCCTTCCGTCAGAGAAATCGGTCAAGCAGTGGGGCTTGCTTCCAGTTCTACGGTGCACGGACATCTGGCTCGCCTTGAAAGCAAAGGGCTTATCCGCAGGGATCCTACAAAGCCGAGAGCAATTGAAATTCTGGACATGGAAGAAGAGGCACACATTCCAAAACACAATGTCGTAAATGTACCGGTTGTCGGTAAAGTTACAGCAGGACAGCCTATTACTGCCATTGAAAATGTTGAAGAATTTTTCCCTCTTCCCGAACGGCTTGTTCCGGCAGATGAGCAAGTCTTTATGCTTGAGGTCATGGGTGACAGTATGATCGAAGCCGGCATTTTAGATGGGGATTATGTTATTGTAAGACAGCAAAAGACGGCAAACAACGGTGATATTGTAGTTGCTATGACAGAAGATGATGAAGCGACGGTTAAAAGATTTTTTAAAGAAAAAGATTATATTCGGCTGCAGCCTGAGAATTCAACAATGGAGCCAATCATTTTAAAAAATGTCTCGATTCTCGGAAAAGTGATTGGCGTTTACCGCCAGATTCATTGA